A genomic region of Peptoniphilus sp. ING2-D1G contains the following coding sequences:
- the livH gene encoding High-affinity branched-chain amino acid transport system permease protein LivH (Part of the binding-protein-dependent transport system for branched-chain amino acids. Probably responsible for the translocation of the substrates across the membrane; High confidence in function and specificity) has product MGFFLQIFNGLQIGSIYALVALGYTMVYGIALLINFAHGEIIMVGAYTTVFAIQLVLLEAGLPFYFAIIPAVIVCTLLGILIERLAYKPLRNSPRISNLITAIGMSLLLQNLVMKVFGANARAVPPIFEAKPIEILGGTVSFSTIITIAITIILTVLLQLFMKRTKYGKSMVATSEDYGAAALVGINVDNTLTMTFAIGSALAGVASVLYVSAYPQAYPLMGSMLGIKAFTAAVVGGIGLIPGAVLGGFILGLVEALARAYISSKLADAIVFGLLIIVLIFKPTGLLGKNIKEKV; this is encoded by the coding sequence ATGGGATTTTTTTTGCAAATATTTAACGGACTACAAATTGGATCGATTTATGCTTTAGTTGCACTGGGTTATACAATGGTATATGGAATTGCTTTGCTTATAAATTTTGCTCATGGTGAAATTATAATGGTTGGTGCCTATACAACTGTATTTGCAATTCAACTTGTATTACTTGAAGCTGGTTTGCCTTTTTATTTTGCAATTATACCGGCTGTTATAGTTTGTACTTTGTTAGGTATTCTGATAGAAAGATTAGCTTACAAACCTCTTAGGAACAGTCCAAGAATTTCAAACTTAATAACTGCCATAGGCATGAGTTTATTGCTTCAGAATTTAGTAATGAAAGTTTTTGGGGCAAATGCAAGAGCAGTACCACCAATTTTTGAGGCAAAGCCGATTGAAATACTCGGGGGAACAGTTTCGTTTTCCACTATAATAACAATTGCCATAACGATTATTTTGACTGTGCTTTTACAATTATTTATGAAAAGAACAAAGTACGGCAAATCCATGGTTGCAACGAGCGAAGATTATGGAGCTGCAGCACTTGTAGGGATAAATGTTGATAACACCTTAACTATGACATTTGCCATAGGGTCGGCACTTGCAGGAGTAGCTTCGGTTTTATATGTGTCCGCATATCCTCAAGCTTATCCTTTAATGGGATCAATGCTTGGGATAAAGGCATTTACAGCTGCTGTTGTGGGTGGAATAGGATTAATACCTGGAGCTGTTTTGGGTGGATTTATCCTCGGACTTGTTGAAGCTTTGGCACGTGCGTACATATCCAGTAAACTTGCTGATGCGATTGTTTTTGGACTTTTAATTATAGTTCTTATTTTCAAACCGACGGGACTATTGGGTAAGAATATCAAGGAAAAGGTGTAG
- a CDS encoding Type I periplasmic ligand-binding domain of uncharacterized ABC (This subgroup includes the type I periplasmic ligand-binding domain of uncharacterized ABC (Atpase Binding Cassette)-type active transport systems that are predicted to be involved in uptake of amino acids, peptides, or inorganic ions. This subgroup has high sequence similarity to members of the family of hydrophobic amino acid transporters (HAAT), such as leucine/isoleucine/valine binding protein (LIVBP); however its ligand specificity has not been determined experimentally; High confidence in function and specificity): MKKILIALLTLVLVLTACGGNSQENAGASKNNTSTNAEETTGSDSEVIKLGGIIPKTGAVAVYGNTTENGVKLAVEEINANGGINGKQIEYISEDDKGDPTEAVTIYNKLVEEEVVGIIGPITSKPAQAVADNSETDGIPVITPTGTMGSITEGKDNVFRTCFTDPLQGKILANFAADTLGAKKAAILRNTSDDYSNGVADAFRDTFEEKGLEIVADEGYGGTDVDFKVQLTNIQNGQPDVIIVPEYYEKDVLIAKQARDLGIEATLIGPDGWDGVLATIDEGSKGILEGVYFTNHYAVDDDSENVKNFVEAYKSKYNEDPSSFAALGYDTVYLYKQAYEKAGSTDYEAVIEALKSAELDGVTGNIKFGENNNPIKSATIINIKDGEYKFDSVVSPE; the protein is encoded by the coding sequence ATGAAAAAGATATTGATAGCTCTATTGACACTTGTTCTTGTCTTAACTGCTTGTGGCGGAAATAGTCAAGAGAATGCAGGAGCTTCAAAAAATAACACCTCAACTAATGCGGAAGAAACGACAGGTTCTGATTCTGAGGTGATTAAACTCGGAGGAATTATACCTAAGACAGGAGCGGTAGCAGTTTATGGAAATACTACTGAAAACGGAGTTAAGCTTGCTGTTGAAGAGATTAACGCAAATGGTGGCATTAACGGCAAGCAAATAGAATATATCTCTGAAGATGACAAGGGAGATCCCACAGAGGCAGTAACTATTTATAATAAATTAGTAGAAGAAGAAGTGGTGGGTATTATAGGACCTATAACTTCAAAACCTGCACAAGCAGTTGCAGACAATTCTGAAACAGATGGAATACCGGTGATTACACCTACAGGAACCATGGGATCTATAACCGAAGGAAAAGACAATGTATTTAGAACTTGCTTCACAGATCCACTTCAAGGAAAAATACTTGCAAACTTTGCAGCAGATACTCTTGGTGCTAAAAAGGCAGCGATATTAAGAAATACATCTGATGATTATTCAAATGGCGTAGCAGATGCGTTCAGGGATACATTTGAAGAAAAAGGTCTTGAAATAGTTGCAGACGAAGGATATGGCGGAACAGATGTAGATTTTAAAGTACAATTGACAAATATCCAAAATGGACAACCTGATGTAATAATTGTTCCTGAATATTATGAAAAGGACGTTCTGATTGCAAAGCAAGCCAGAGATTTAGGAATAGAAGCTACTTTAATCGGACCTGACGGATGGGACGGAGTACTTGCAACAATAGATGAAGGATCCAAGGGAATTCTTGAAGGAGTTTATTTTACAAATCACTATGCGGTAGATGATGATTCTGAAAATGTAAAGAATTTTGTTGAAGCTTATAAATCAAAATACAATGAAGATCCGTCATCATTTGCAGCCTTAGGATATGATACAGTTTATTTATACAAACAAGCTTATGAAAAAGCCGGTTCTACAGATTATGAAGCAGTTATAGAAGCTTTGAAATCAGCTGAATTAGATGGCGTTACAGGTAATATTAAATTTGGAGAAAATAATAACCCCATTAAATCAGCGACAATAATCAACATCAAAGATGGAGAATATAAATTTGATTCGGTTGTTTCACCTGAATAA
- the argS gene encoding Arginine-tRNA ligase (ATP + L-arginine + tRNA(Arg) = AMP + diphosphate + L-arginyl-tRNA(Arg); High confidence in function and specificity), with protein MVNFREEIVSILEDKLNKEQQTMTAEEIEATIEVPPNSEMGDYAFPVFSLAKVFRKNPAIIAKEIAGSITSEYFEKVESQSAYINFYINKLKLSSEILNEIKEKKEDFGKPGIGEEKNVVVEYSSPNIAKPFHIGHIRSTVIGDSIKRIYNFLGYNTISYNHLGDYGTQFGMLIVAIKKWGDKDVIMSNPIPELLKLYVKINAEVELDPDLREECRHWFSRLENKDEEALELWQWIRDVSLMEFNKVYKMLDIEYDTFKGESFYSDYMPAEVEQLEKSGALIESEGAKIVDLSKYNLPPALIIKSDGSTIYITRDIAAAHYRHNQHHPYRNIYVVGSQQILHFQQLKGILREMGYDWADEVVHVPFGMVSLEDGTLSTRKGRVVYLEDVLNKSIEKVKEILTQREKEKGEEIENKEELAAQVGIGAVKFQELFNQRIKDYVFSWDKTLAFEGETGPYVQYVHARICSLLEKGDFDINNKIDSSLLKSDEEYNILRTLYNFTDVVIDAHEKYEPYFITRYTIELARAFNRYYNHTQIIIEDKILKNTRLMLCYAVKTVIKEGLSLLGIASPEKM; from the coding sequence ATGGTTAATTTTAGAGAAGAAATAGTAAGTATTTTAGAAGATAAACTAAATAAAGAGCAGCAAACAATGACGGCAGAAGAAATTGAAGCTACCATAGAAGTACCTCCAAATTCGGAGATGGGCGATTATGCCTTTCCCGTTTTTTCTTTAGCAAAGGTGTTTAGAAAAAACCCCGCTATAATTGCAAAAGAAATAGCGGGCTCAATAACAAGCGAGTACTTCGAAAAAGTGGAATCCCAATCAGCATATATAAATTTTTATATAAATAAATTAAAATTATCTTCAGAGATTTTAAATGAAATCAAAGAAAAAAAAGAAGACTTTGGCAAACCTGGAATCGGCGAAGAAAAAAATGTTGTCGTGGAATATTCATCTCCTAACATTGCTAAACCTTTCCATATAGGACATATAAGATCAACTGTTATCGGGGATTCAATCAAGAGAATTTATAATTTTTTAGGATACAATACAATTTCTTATAACCATCTTGGAGATTATGGAACACAATTCGGTATGTTGATAGTTGCAATAAAAAAATGGGGAGATAAGGACGTAATAATGAGTAATCCCATTCCTGAATTGTTAAAGCTATATGTAAAAATAAATGCAGAGGTTGAGCTGGATCCGGATTTAAGAGAGGAATGTAGACATTGGTTTTCAAGGCTTGAGAATAAAGATGAAGAAGCATTGGAGCTTTGGCAATGGATAAGAGATGTATCTCTTATGGAATTTAATAAAGTATATAAAATGCTCGATATAGAATATGATACATTTAAAGGAGAGTCCTTCTATTCGGATTATATGCCTGCAGAAGTTGAGCAATTGGAAAAATCTGGAGCCCTTATTGAATCTGAAGGCGCGAAAATAGTAGATTTATCAAAATATAATCTACCGCCGGCACTAATAATAAAATCTGACGGATCTACAATTTATATAACAAGAGATATTGCGGCGGCGCACTACAGACATAATCAACACCATCCCTATAGAAATATTTATGTTGTAGGATCACAACAAATACTTCATTTCCAACAACTCAAAGGTATATTAAGAGAAATGGGTTATGATTGGGCTGATGAAGTAGTCCACGTTCCTTTTGGGATGGTTTCTCTCGAAGATGGTACGCTTTCAACCAGAAAAGGAAGAGTTGTATATCTTGAAGATGTTCTTAATAAATCTATAGAGAAAGTTAAGGAAATTCTCACACAAAGAGAAAAAGAAAAGGGCGAAGAAATTGAAAACAAAGAAGAATTGGCAGCTCAAGTAGGGATAGGAGCTGTAAAATTTCAAGAGTTATTCAATCAACGAATAAAGGATTATGTGTTTTCCTGGGACAAGACACTTGCTTTTGAAGGAGAGACAGGACCCTATGTACAATATGTGCATGCGAGAATATGTTCGTTGTTGGAAAAGGGAGATTTCGACATAAATAATAAGATAGACTCGAGTCTATTAAAGTCTGATGAAGAATATAATATACTGAGAACTCTATACAATTTCACTGATGTGGTAATAGATGCCCATGAAAAGTATGAACCGTATTTTATAACGAGATATACAATTGAATTAGCAAGAGCTTTCAACAGGTATTATAATCATACCCAAATAATAATAGAAGACAAGATTCTTAAAAACACAAGATTGATGCTTTGTTATGCGGTAAAAACCGTTATTAAAGAAGGCCTCAGCTTACTTGGAATAGCATCGCCTGAAAAAATGTAA
- the mutS2 gene encoding MutS2 protein (Function of MutS2 is unknown. It should not be considered a DNA mismatch repair protein. It is likely a DNA mismatch binding protein of unknown cellular function [DNA metabolism, Other]; High confidence in function and specificity), producing MIDLVTRSCRVLEFDKILNILKKYIVSDLGKDIADNTEISTNLEEIDSRLTETEEAIKYIVKKSNPPLFGIKNIKPMMKRLQMGGSLSAIELLDISDFLRVSRYLKNYFKTEGSEVEGTILSYRAENLSEYKNIEDEINNAIISPDEISDNASPKLYSIRQQIARKKEAIRDKLNSIISSEDTRKYLQDSLITIRQGRYVVPVKLENKSKLKGLVHDRSSSGQTVYVEPMAVVNLNNELNSLYSDEFEEIAKILAQLSQLVADQSYSIAANQDILSEMDFVFAKAKMAIELNLNKPKVNHEKYINLKNARHPLLKVKNVVPIDIYLGKEFTSLIITGPNTGGKTVSIKTLGLLVLMVQYGLHIPADETSEVGIFENVLADIGDEQSIEQSLSTFSSHMVNIVEILKYATDKSLVIFDELGAGTDPTEGAALANAIMDYMKEKKILSVATTHYNQLKTYALTTEGVANASMEFNVDTLSPTYKLIIGIPGKSNAFEISKRLGLSDDIIEEAKKFISEENIEFEEVLKSIESDRSSIEENKQQISNKKLELEEKNAKLTKELEKIKSQKEKILEESREEAKRLLLSTKENIKLIMDEINSLKNELSSSQSRRLQEVNDIFRENLDATLPKSDKIVLKKAANPSEDLKIGDSVKSVSLNAEGTVVDFDKDKKMALVQIGMIKMKLPIDTLEKSTAEKSKQEKNVRRFVNNKSKYIKPELDIRGKTFDDARPILEKYLDDAYLSGIKQVRIIHGKGTGALRQKVKNYLSKHHSVKKYFDAQYNEGGDGVSVVEFK from the coding sequence ATGATAGATCTTGTTACAAGATCCTGCAGAGTTCTTGAATTTGATAAAATACTGAATATATTAAAAAAATATATAGTTTCCGATTTAGGGAAAGATATTGCTGATAATACTGAGATTTCAACCAATCTTGAGGAAATTGACAGCAGACTTACTGAAACAGAAGAAGCTATAAAGTATATAGTAAAAAAATCCAATCCACCGCTTTTCGGTATTAAAAATATAAAACCGATGATGAAAAGACTTCAAATGGGAGGAAGCTTAAGCGCAATTGAACTTTTGGATATTTCCGACTTCCTAAGAGTTTCCAGATATCTGAAGAACTACTTCAAAACAGAAGGTTCAGAAGTTGAGGGCACGATATTATCATACAGAGCGGAAAACTTATCAGAATATAAAAACATAGAAGACGAGATAAACAATGCGATAATATCACCAGATGAAATTTCAGACAATGCTTCACCTAAGCTATATTCAATAAGACAACAAATAGCAAGAAAAAAAGAAGCTATCAGGGACAAATTAAATTCAATAATTTCTTCCGAAGATACAAGAAAATATCTTCAAGACAGTTTAATAACTATTAGACAGGGGAGATATGTAGTTCCTGTGAAACTTGAAAATAAATCCAAGTTAAAAGGGCTTGTGCATGACAGAAGCTCTTCAGGACAAACTGTATATGTAGAGCCGATGGCTGTTGTAAATTTAAACAATGAATTAAATTCTCTCTATAGCGATGAGTTTGAAGAAATTGCCAAAATATTGGCACAATTATCGCAATTAGTTGCTGACCAAAGCTATTCAATAGCGGCAAATCAAGATATTCTATCAGAAATGGATTTTGTATTTGCAAAGGCGAAAATGGCCATTGAACTTAATTTAAATAAACCAAAAGTAAACCATGAAAAGTATATTAATTTAAAGAATGCAAGACATCCTCTTTTAAAGGTGAAAAATGTCGTTCCCATAGATATTTATTTGGGAAAGGAATTTACATCTTTGATAATTACAGGACCAAATACCGGTGGAAAAACCGTAAGCATAAAAACCTTGGGATTGCTTGTTCTGATGGTGCAGTATGGACTGCATATACCTGCTGATGAGACCAGTGAAGTGGGTATTTTCGAAAATGTACTTGCAGATATCGGAGATGAACAAAGTATAGAGCAATCGCTATCTACTTTTTCATCTCACATGGTAAATATCGTTGAAATTTTAAAATATGCCACTGACAAAAGCTTGGTAATATTTGATGAGTTGGGAGCGGGTACTGACCCTACTGAAGGTGCGGCTCTTGCTAATGCCATAATGGATTACATGAAGGAGAAAAAAATTCTTTCTGTTGCGACAACTCACTACAATCAATTGAAAACCTACGCCCTTACAACAGAGGGTGTCGCCAATGCCTCCATGGAATTTAATGTGGATACACTTTCACCAACATATAAATTGATAATAGGCATACCGGGAAAATCCAATGCCTTTGAAATTTCAAAGCGACTCGGGTTATCAGATGATATAATTGAAGAAGCTAAAAAATTTATAAGTGAAGAGAACATCGAATTTGAAGAAGTGTTAAAATCCATTGAGTCGGACAGATCCTCCATAGAGGAAAATAAACAACAAATCAGCAATAAGAAGCTTGAGTTGGAAGAAAAAAACGCAAAACTTACCAAAGAGCTGGAAAAAATAAAATCTCAAAAGGAAAAAATACTTGAGGAATCCAGAGAAGAAGCTAAGAGATTGCTTTTAAGCACAAAGGAAAATATCAAGTTAATAATGGATGAAATAAATTCTTTAAAAAATGAACTTAGTTCATCTCAGTCAAGGAGACTTCAGGAAGTAAATGATATTTTCAGAGAAAATTTAGACGCAACTTTGCCAAAAAGTGATAAGATAGTTTTGAAAAAGGCTGCTAACCCAAGCGAGGATTTAAAAATAGGCGATAGCGTAAAATCAGTATCTTTAAATGCCGAAGGAACCGTTGTAGATTTTGATAAAGATAAAAAAATGGCCTTGGTGCAGATAGGTATGATAAAGATGAAGCTTCCCATAGATACATTAGAGAAGAGTACTGCAGAAAAAAGCAAACAGGAAAAAAATGTCAGAAGATTTGTAAATAACAAGTCCAAGTATATAAAACCCGAACTGGATATAAGGGGAAAGACTTTTGATGATGCAAGACCTATACTTGAAAAGTATTTAGATGACGCTTACTTATCCGGAATAAAACAAGTGAGAATAATACACGGAAAAGGCACAGGAGCTCTGCGGCAAAAAGTAAAAAATTATTTGAGCAAACATCATTCTGTGAAAAAATACTTTGACGCACAATATAATGAAGGTGGAGATGGAGTAAGTGTAGTAGAATTTAAATAA
- a CDS encoding Peptidase, U32 family (This domain is found in a number of proteins belonging to the MEROPS peptidase family U32. Peptidase family U32 contains endopeptidases, including collagenase, from bacteria; High confidence in function and specificity), which translates to MKKNNIEILAPAGSFESLEAAICAGANSIYLGGKNFSARASANNFDNEELIRAVKYAHLRNVKIFVVVNILLDDKEIEEALKFCEFLYNIDVDAVILQDLGFSALVKKFIPDLEIHASTQMAVNNLHGAITLKNLGFKRIVLARETEMEDVIAIRENTDLEIEMFIHGALCVSFSGECLMSSMIGGRSGNRGNCAQPCRKSYKVLDKNFKDLGKKGYLISPMDLNSLNNIDKIIELGVDSMKIEGRLKRPEYVYQVVSSYRKAIEHTLCKEDIENTRQIFNRGFTQGLPFGDFGNSFVSKERPDNRGVLIGEVIDKNREGIFVKLNEKISPGDGIEFLDDESQGFKADFEAKPSKKFFIKSKRNIKVGAKVYKTFSKELEDQIKENLKQSCNYRKIEMYCELKTGEYPILKVSSENYEAEYILEEKIQKAVNKPIDYEYVMHSLSKLGDSVFQLETIDVSMDENIFISKSSLNKLRREAIEKLNDKIIFKDNIKAEINYNNLTLNTLNSKNSVKLNVEVSDLDSLLKIDTGKVNKIYFHLDDLSHEVVDYLRSKKIEISAVFRKLQNSTELEKSIRVLKENQALIDEVVINNLSQISILENIPIKKVGDIGLNVFNSYSVEYLCNKGFDRVILSPELKSSQIQNIAKNYGDITEVISHGFIPVMTMVHCPMSVDIGCKNSDMCNNCKYSEGFYLEDSFNDKFFVRRKESVSEVFNAHPIMFSNQVKSLLKYGVKNIKLNLISDIEETINLYYAILNNLKTDVDDSKIRKKLTEKYGEVSLGHLNRGIL; encoded by the coding sequence ATGAAAAAAAATAATATTGAAATACTAGCTCCGGCCGGTAGCTTTGAATCACTTGAAGCCGCTATCTGTGCCGGAGCAAATAGCATTTATTTAGGTGGAAAAAATTTTTCCGCAAGAGCAAGCGCAAACAATTTTGACAATGAGGAACTCATCAGAGCTGTAAAATATGCTCACCTCAGAAATGTCAAAATTTTTGTAGTTGTAAATATATTATTAGACGATAAGGAAATAGAAGAAGCCTTAAAGTTTTGTGAGTTTCTATACAATATAGATGTAGATGCTGTAATCCTTCAAGATTTAGGATTCTCCGCATTAGTAAAAAAATTCATACCGGATTTGGAAATTCATGCAAGTACACAGATGGCGGTGAATAATCTTCATGGAGCAATAACTCTTAAAAATTTAGGATTTAAGAGAATTGTACTGGCAAGAGAAACGGAGATGGAAGATGTCATAGCCATAAGAGAGAATACCGACCTTGAAATTGAAATGTTTATACATGGAGCTCTTTGTGTGAGTTTTTCGGGAGAATGTTTAATGTCGTCAATGATTGGCGGCAGATCGGGCAACAGAGGTAATTGCGCACAGCCTTGCAGAAAATCCTATAAAGTACTGGATAAAAATTTTAAAGATTTAGGCAAAAAGGGCTATTTAATATCTCCTATGGATTTAAATAGCTTAAACAATATAGACAAAATAATAGAATTGGGCGTAGACTCAATGAAAATAGAAGGAAGACTTAAAAGACCGGAATATGTATACCAGGTTGTAAGCTCATATAGAAAAGCAATAGAGCACACTTTATGTAAAGAGGACATAGAGAATACGAGGCAGATATTTAACAGGGGATTTACTCAAGGACTTCCCTTCGGCGATTTCGGCAATTCCTTTGTCTCTAAAGAAAGACCTGATAACAGGGGAGTGCTTATAGGCGAAGTAATAGATAAAAATCGAGAAGGCATATTTGTAAAGCTAAATGAAAAGATTTCTCCTGGAGACGGAATTGAGTTTTTAGATGATGAAAGTCAAGGTTTCAAAGCGGACTTTGAAGCAAAGCCGAGTAAAAAGTTTTTCATAAAAAGCAAAAGGAATATAAAGGTTGGAGCAAAGGTATATAAAACTTTCTCCAAAGAGCTGGAAGACCAAATAAAAGAAAACTTAAAACAAAGCTGCAATTACAGAAAAATAGAAATGTACTGCGAGTTAAAAACTGGGGAATATCCCATATTAAAAGTTAGTTCTGAAAATTACGAAGCGGAATATATTTTAGAGGAAAAAATACAAAAAGCTGTAAATAAACCCATAGATTATGAATATGTGATGCATAGCTTATCCAAGCTGGGCGACAGCGTATTTCAATTGGAAACCATAGATGTATCTATGGATGAAAATATTTTTATCAGCAAATCATCGCTAAACAAGTTAAGAAGGGAAGCTATAGAAAAATTAAACGACAAAATTATTTTTAAAGACAATATTAAAGCCGAAATTAACTACAATAATTTAACGTTAAATACACTCAATTCGAAAAATTCTGTAAAATTAAATGTTGAAGTATCTGACTTAGACTCCTTGTTAAAAATTGATACAGGCAAAGTAAATAAAATCTACTTTCACCTTGATGATTTATCTCATGAAGTGGTAGATTATCTTAGGTCAAAAAAGATAGAAATATCAGCTGTATTTAGAAAATTGCAGAATTCAACGGAATTGGAAAAAAGCATAAGAGTATTGAAAGAAAATCAGGCCTTAATAGATGAAGTTGTAATTAACAATTTATCTCAAATAAGCATTCTCGAAAATATTCCGATAAAGAAAGTAGGAGATATTGGACTTAACGTTTTTAACAGCTATTCTGTCGAATATTTGTGTAATAAGGGATTTGACAGAGTAATATTGTCTCCGGAATTGAAATCATCACAAATACAAAATATTGCTAAAAATTATGGGGATATCACAGAGGTTATCTCTCACGGGTTTATTCCGGTTATGACTATGGTTCACTGTCCCATGTCTGTAGATATAGGCTGTAAGAATTCTGATATGTGTAATAATTGTAAATACAGCGAAGGCTTTTACTTGGAAGATTCTTTTAATGATAAGTTTTTTGTAAGAAGAAAGGAATCTGTAAGTGAAGTTTTCAATGCCCATCCGATTATGTTTTCTAATCAAGTCAAGTCTTTATTGAAATACGGAGTAAAAAACATCAAATTAAATTTAATATCCGATATTGAAGAAACGATAAATCTTTATTATGCTATTTTAAATAATCTTAAAACAGATGTTGATGACAGTAAAATCAGAAAAAAACTGACGGAGAAATACGGAGAAGTGAGCTTGGGTCATTTAAACAGGGGGATTTTATGA
- a CDS encoding Protein membrane (Family membership) — protein sequence MGNTRIKVTIDDMNFFVVGNNNSEYINSLAEELDSRIKETQHSNYRLNQVQTLILTALNVLDEKEKIKNEEKSVQRAIEDETEYRNTIRELENAKVKIEVLNKSNESLNTNINLLKSKLRSVEEDNREYRARFERQNQKISELEEKNETLKKEKDTLESQIYESQKRIIDLNRELESLNEKK from the coding sequence ATGGGAAATACCAGGATTAAGGTCACAATTGATGATATGAATTTTTTTGTGGTAGGAAATAATAATTCCGAGTATATAAATAGTTTAGCTGAAGAGCTTGATTCCAGAATAAAGGAAACCCAACATTCCAACTATAGACTCAATCAAGTTCAAACGTTAATACTTACAGCTTTAAATGTATTAGATGAAAAAGAAAAAATAAAAAATGAAGAAAAATCTGTACAAAGAGCCATTGAAGATGAAACTGAATATAGAAACACCATTAGAGAGCTTGAGAATGCCAAGGTAAAAATTGAAGTACTCAATAAATCAAATGAAAGTTTAAATACAAATATAAATTTATTAAAAAGCAAATTAAGATCTGTAGAAGAAGACAATAGAGAGTACAGAGCAAGATTTGAAAGACAAAACCAAAAAATTTCAGAATTAGAAGAAAAAAATGAAACTCTAAAAAAAGAAAAAGATACTTTAGAATCACAAATATATGAATCTCAAAAGAGAATAATAGATTTGAACAGAGAATTAGAGAGTTTAAATGAAAAAAAATAA